One window from the genome of Nicotiana tomentosiformis chromosome 5, ASM39032v3, whole genome shotgun sequence encodes:
- the LOC104111739 gene encoding uncharacterized protein — translation MYRSSSTTRVSDDYFNSYYSSSSNSSPSQKVSPVLRALSLETNELLPIHEPLSDIAKKEKSRAKFAENAVHVIPLVLLLCGFILWFLSNPDIDAPLKGEAIAGRIEGLTLDGDLDPDGMHISNLPLELSDDDMIKQDENRRTSYMENRFP, via the exons ATGTATAGATCATCGAGTACAACTCGAGTTTCAGACGATTATTTCAATAGCTATTATTCTTCTTCGTCAAATTCATCACCCTCACAAAAGGTGTCTCCAGTACTAAGAGCTTTGTCTTTGGAAACTAATGAATTATTACCAATACATGAACCACTTTCGGATATTGCTAAGAAGGAAAAATCTCGTGCCAAATTTGCAGAAAATGCTGTTCATGTTATACCTTTGGTCTTGCTCTTGTGTGGATTTATCCTATGGTTTTTATCTAATCCAG ATATTGATGCACCATTGAAAGGTGAAGCAATTGCTGGAAGAATAGAAGGATTAACACTTGATGGAGATCTTGATCCTGATGGCATGCATATTTCAAATTTACCTCTAGAATTGAGTGATGATGATATGATCAAGCAAGATGAAAATCGTCGAACATCTTATATGGAAAATAGATTTCCATAA